In Solanum stenotomum isolate F172 chromosome 6, ASM1918654v1, whole genome shotgun sequence, one DNA window encodes the following:
- the LOC125867923 gene encoding glucan endo-1,3-beta-glucosidase-like, whose product MEMFTKTSPFFSFLIISFIFFQYFSIVSSIGVNYGTLGNNLPSPSQVAQFIKNKTIIDKIKIFDMNLDIIRAFANTNISVTVTVPNGEIPKMLDIGYAKSYVEANIKPFFPQTKIDIIAIGNEVILLEKQEIYMKLVQAMKTFYQALIQCGINTIKVSTPNALGILSKSKIPSTVKFRHGWDHSILVPMLQFLRETNGPFMVNPYPYFVYDPKQVNFILFRQNKGIFDRFTKKLYTNMFDMILDAVYISMKKIGYEDVEIMVSETGWSSLGENFEKKCGVENAISYNRGLIRKYFSSEGTPLMPNRKIEIYIFSLFNENIKKGNASERNFGLFRPDFTQVYDIGIMKGETLPLPMPMPPKGGGEGGEGPRLPAHPLPKPADLMGRKFCRPKEDATDAQLQANLDWACTNQGVDCGPVQAGGPCFGPNTVRSHAAFVMNSYYQIKGKNDFNCDFLGSGVIIFADPSYGTCKYLS is encoded by the exons ATGGAGATGTTTACAAAAACATCTccattcttttctttcttgatcatttcattcattttttttcaatatttttctattgTTTCTTCCATAGGTGTTAACTATGGCACCCTTGGAAACAACCTACCTTCACCATCCCAGGTCGctcaattcatcaaaaacaaaACCATAATcgataaaatcaaaatttttgaTATGAATCTAGATATCATACGTGCATTTGCCAATACAAACATCTCAGTTACTGTCACAGTCCCGAACGGTGAAATTCCCAAAATGTTGGACATAGGTTATGCTAAAAGTTATGTGGAGGCAAATATTAAACCTTTTTTCCCACAAACCAAAATTGATATTATTGCTATTGGAAATGAAGTTATTCttttagaaaaacaagaaatataCATGAAATTAGTTCAAGCTATGAAAACATTTTATCAAGCATTAATTCAATGTGGAATTAATACAATTAAAGTATCAACACCAAATGCTTTAggaattctttcaaaatcaaaaattcCAAGTACGGTAAAATTTAGACATGGTTGGGATCATAGTATTTTAGTACCAATGTTACAATTTTTACGCGAAACAAACGGACCTTTTATGGTAAATCCATATCCATATTTTGTTTACGACCCAAAAcaagtcaattttattttatttagacagAATAAAGGCATTTTCGATAGATTTACTAAGAAATTATACACAAATATGTTTGATATGATATTAGATGCTGTTTAtatttcaatgaaaaaaattggtTATGAAGATGTGGAAATTATGGTTTCTGAAACAGGATGGTCTTCTTTaggagaaaattttgaaaaaaaatgtggtGTAGAAAATGCAATTTCTTATAATAGAGGattaattaggaaatatttttctAGTGAGGGGACACCATTAATGCCAAATAGGAAAAttgagatatatatttttagtttgtttaatgaaaatattaaaaaaggtAATGCTTCTGAAAGGAATTTTGGATTATTTAGGCCTGATTTTACTCAAGTTTATGATATTGGAATTATGAAAGGAGAGACATTGCCATTGCCAATGCCCATGCCACCTAAG ggtgggggggaggggggggagg GCCCAAGACTCCCGGCCCATCCTCTTCCAAAGCCTGCAGATTTAATGGGCCGGAAATTCTGCAGGCCCAAAGAAGATGCTACAGATGCACAATTGCAGGCCAATTTAGATTGGGCCTGCACTAATCAAGGTGTGGATTGTGGCCCAGTTCAAGCTGGAGGCCCATGTTTTGGCCCAAATACTGTTAGGTCTCATGCAGCCTTTGTTATGAATTCTTACTATCAAATCAAGGGCAAAAATGActttaattgtgattttttgGGATCTGGTGTCATAATCTTTGCTGATCCAA GTTATGGTACATGCAAGTATCTATCTTGA